DNA from Pichia kudriavzevii chromosome 5, complete sequence:
AATTCGTTATCAGAtgtgtttctttttatgTCTTCTGACATTTCTTTCACTGCAGAAACCAGTAAGACTATAAGTAACGTCGCAAAGGTTGTGTATCTATTGGTTGGAGTAACTGTAGGAACTTGTTGGATACAACCAgtgaacaagaagaataaattagcatatttggaaaattgttcaaataaaaatttgGGTAAGAATGTAAACGCATTATATTTTGTTGTACTGATATGATTACTGACAAAACCAGAGCCATTGTTCCTGTGTTGATCATTTAGGTATATGATCCTAGGTCCTTTATCATCTTcgtttttccttttgcCCAAACATCTTCTAATGTCAAACATACttaaagttgaagttgCCTTAGCTCCTGTATCCTCAACTGGCCTGAAGTTATGTGACGATTCTTCGTTGTcattttctgaaaaaaCTGGGTCTGCTGATAGCGTTTGGACGTTATTATAAGATGATAACCCCAAAGATCCCTTTAACTGATTATACACACTTCTTAGGCCGGTATTATTCTCAGGTATAGTTAAGTTTTTGAGACTATCATTGTAAGGATTTTCATCAGGATTAATTCGATCATCAATTATATTACCCTCCGTGTCTGAAAACAAATCAATGAAGTCATCATGTGTAGATTTGCCATTGCTATACTTGCTTTGCAGAGATGAATCAACTTTATTGGATCTGACAAATGGATCATTAATGTTTAGCGACTTATACTTGTTAGTGTCAAGTTCAAATGCATCACTAAATGGATCAACCACTTCGTTTTTATCAGCAAATGGGTCTAAAATTGACTTTTCATCAGATTTCGGGTGATTTTCAACACCTACTGGATGGGCATTATGCGGCAAATCATCCTGTaggaaattaaaagaatCCTCGTTCtcgtcatcatcaccaacaacaaaccTATTACTGTAGCTCATTGTAGCAACAATTGAAACTTCAATTCTCCGTATATAAGAAAGACTGAAGTCAAGTATGTTTGCATTTCAAGTCAGGTTTTTTTATTAGAAAATTTAAGATCCCATTCACAATCCATGTGTGTAGCGACTACTTAATTTCTTTCGAACTCAATACTttaagagaaaaaaaaagaccaAACCAAAGCTAATAGTAATTACAACCTACTCCTTGAGAAACAAGTATCATGTTATAAAATAGTTCTGTATATTAAAGTTTGTAATGTTGCTCAAAGCTAATATAAAGGCCAATAGAAAATAGGGTTAAAAATCAAGATCAACTATATATACTAATAGACATTAAATTTAAGCTTGAAGAGTAACTCTACCCTTTGGATTGGTGACCTTAACACCAATAGCCTTAGCTCTGGACAAAATTTCAACTCTGTTCTTTGCAGAAACATTGTGAGCAATTTCAGCTGCGTAAGTCTCGGTATGTAATAAAAGAACTTCTAAATCCTTCAAGTtagaaacaacaaaagtCTTCTTACCATCTGGTCTTAAGAACTTAGTCTTCTTGTTAGAACCGTAACCAATCTTTGGAGCAGAAATGGTACCTCTGAATCTTCTTCTGACACAAGAGTCAATACCCTTTTGAAGTCTCCAGCTTTCACCAACTCTGTGGTATCTGTCATGGTGGTGTCTCTTGAACTTCTTGGTGTGCTTCTTGACAATCTTTGGGTTCAATTGTGGAGCCATCTGTAATAGTAGAATAAGGTAATGAAAAAAgttagtatttttttctttctgaaaactgaaaaataaagatgtAAACAGAAATACACCCTTGGTTGGAAAGCAACTAAACCCTATTTTGTTAATGAGGAAGATCCTTGCACTAGTATTCTATCCAACCGTTCTTATGTTTATTCTTGAATAACAAAATTAGTGGTAAATTTTGTGCCATTGGACAAATGGCTGCAATCGCTGAAAGACAAGATCTTTTTATCAACCCTACATAATTATAGTATCAAAATTTGAGTGCATTATTTGTTTCCATAACCATGGTTTCGATCAGATAgaataattttttccttgactTAATTTCCAAGTTCCCTGGCAAGTAACGTGCTTTTGAAGGTAATCACTGTATAGGGCTGCTTCCGCTGACTGATCACATAATGAAAAACGTGTATAGTATGTACATACTGTTGATGTCTGTTGGTACTTGAGCTAAGTTCTAAAGGATAATGATACCTACTATTTTTTAgtaattttatcaatacTATGAAAAATCCACCTCTACTCTGAATCCTCAATCCATTCCTCTCCCCGTACGAGGAGCACAATACTTTCGTTGTGACTGCgttccattttttctcaGATACACGCGCGTTCTTGATATCGCGGTAAAATCgtcatcaaagaaatgttAGGGTTGAACCCTCATATGGAGCACGTGAGATGCGCGTGATTAGTATTTTATGTTGTTTTAATATCTATGATTATTGGTCATGTCTAGAAGTAGAAAGGCATGTCAGCTGGGCAACGTTTACCACTTGCAACAAGCTACACCAAGCGTTGCATTTGTGCTGCTCTTGATGTCGATTAAAGGtgataaacaaacaagcaATGGTAACTATTATTTTGTTACACCATTAAGTGGATATCCAGCTGTGGAACCTTCGTTTGATGACGACTTGATTCAACTTTATAACCTTAAAGATATATCTCAAGCATTGAATAGAGTCAATGCAGATGGCTCTAAAGGTacaaaattgagaaaatcgTATAAGTCCCACATTTCTGATCTTTCAGGGAAACACACGATCCCAAAGGAAGACAGATCTTTTGTTAACATAGCGTTAACTCCGGATAACCCTGAACTTGTGAAACCGAAGATAGAgaagtttgatttgaattaCCTAGATAAAGTACTgaactttgaaaaaacaggGCCAACAGGCATTCCAGGGTTTGACCCGTCTAAGTTAGTGTTACCAGGTGACAATACcaaaaaggagaagaaacGTAAGGCAACGAGTGCTGCTACTTCACCGGAGCAATTACCCGATATTAAAAGAAGACAAATTTGAACTTAAAATAAATCATGACATAGTCTTATTTCCCATTGTTAAATGGTTGAGTGACATTAAATAAATCTTTGCTATATCTATATCGTTCTAACTATAAAATACATTGctttttctctaatttcttgttttgaCCTTAACGTATTTCTGCTTGTTAactctttttcttcttctgtaaACAAATAACTTGTTTTTGAGCAAATGACCTGATTGCTTCAGTAACGTTTTTATAACGTGTTTCTTAATAGCGTCAATTAAATCGATACTCGTCCATACTTCTTTCTGGATGACAAATTTAGGGACAACCAATGTCAAATTAGTTACATTTATAAGCCTCAACATACCTTTACCGTATAAAGAAATGTTTAGCACAAAGTCTTCCATCGTCAAGTTCTGGATACTGAAATActtggtttctttttccatttttaaaATGTCCCCATTGGTATATTCTATATCCATACTGTTCTTAATTGCACCaagatatttttcttgttcgatatttgagaaacttcTGGAgcttttttcattgacaattttTCTATTCAAATTACAGGAATAGTTAGAACTAATAGCACTTTTACTTCTCGAAACAATAGATAACTTTGAGGTCCGATGTTCTAAATTTTTGCCCTCATTGATGTCAGCCCCGACATTATTAACAGGATCGGAGTTTGTCACTGGTATTCCTTTATGACTTGCGAGACTGTCATTCACTCCTTTATACTCAATTAATTCTGAGTCAGGTGAAGTATCATTCTCgccttcaaattcaagaatgTCTTCATCAGAACTGTCGTAGCTGAAAACATCATTCCCCTCCTCTCCTTCAGAAGCGTTACTCTCGGTTTTGTATAGGTTTTCATCgggaaacaaaaattcCATCAACTTGATACCAGTTTTATCCTCCATTGCTAATTTCATCGGAAGCCCGCTAACTTGGACATTTCTAATATTTGGCATTCCCTGTATTTTATCTCCAATTTCCCACTTGATCTTTAGCATTGCCTTAGTTTTGGGGATATTGGCTTTAACAGACGAACTTGGATCAAATGCAGACAATAACTCAGGATACAAAATATTGTAGTCGTGATTTAGGATTTGAATAGACCTTATTGAAACTTCGTTTATAGTGGTTTGATCAAGCATCTCTAACCTGTTAAATGAACCATCCTTCAACATAAAACTCAAAAACGATTGATCGTCAATAGTAAAATTaacatttatttttgcagCTGTAATACACCATTCCATAAAACACTGgtcatcttcctcttcacTTCTAGGAATcaaatcttccaaaataGCTCTAGATAGCAA
Protein-coding regions in this window:
- a CDS encoding uncharacterized protein (PKUD0E01820; similar to Saccharomyces cerevisiae YBL092W (RPL32); ancestral locus Anc_7.424; intron in 5' UTR) is translated as MAPQLNPKIVKKHTKKFKRHHHDRYHRVGESWRLQKGIDSCVRRRFRGTISAPKIGYGSNKKTKFLRPDGKKTFVVSNLKDLEVLLLHTETYAAEIAHNVSAKNRVEILSRAKAIGVKVTNPKGRVTLQA
- a CDS encoding uncharacterized protein (PKUD0E01830; similar to Saccharomyces cerevisiae YBL093C (ROX3); ancestral locus Anc_7.425) is translated as MSRSRKACQLGNVYHLQQATPSVAFVLLLMSIKGDKQTSNGNYYFVTPLSGYPAVEPSFDDDLIQLYNLKDISQALNRVNADGSKGTKLRKSYKSHISDLSGKHTIPKEDRSFVNIALTPDNPELVKPKIEKFDLNYLDKVLNFEKTGPTGIPGFDPSKLVLPGDNTKKEKKRKATSAATSPEQLPDIKRRQI